The following coding sequences are from one Bifidobacterium sp. window:
- a CDS encoding carbohydrate ABC transporter permease, protein MSESQDVTQRKTSPNSWRSRMGIVEWKASPYLYIAPFFLLFAVVGLFPLIYTVYVAMRQYNTLTGDAGWAVCGATCADTQASWLGNFQWVLHQEAFWVALRNSVSIFLLSSVPQVICALLIAWILDANLKAKTFWRMGVLLPYVVAPSAAGIIFSQIFSDRMGAVNALLQAIGMQPIMWHGSAFWSHIAIAMIVNFRWTGYNALIFLAAMQAIPRDVIEAAVVDGAGKWRTFRSVTLPMLRPTLIFVIITSTIGGLQIFDEPQLFHNAASAGGGVNNQYLTVSLYLYKLGFVNVTVGQPNLGRAAAVAWFLFIIIVLVTILNFWLTRRMSSGSHVKRDKTAMKHLKQRQEAELLKAQRSGANARIAAQAASATQPSEVA, encoded by the coding sequence ATGTCAGAATCGCAAGATGTCACGCAGAGAAAGACATCACCAAACTCCTGGCGAAGTAGGATGGGCATTGTTGAGTGGAAAGCTTCGCCTTACCTATATATAGCGCCATTCTTCTTACTTTTTGCTGTTGTAGGTTTGTTCCCACTGATTTATACGGTCTATGTGGCAATGCGTCAGTACAACACGCTCACCGGAGATGCTGGTTGGGCGGTTTGTGGGGCAACTTGCGCTGATACACAGGCTTCGTGGCTTGGCAACTTCCAATGGGTTCTGCATCAGGAGGCATTTTGGGTTGCACTGAGGAACTCCGTATCAATCTTTCTGCTCAGCTCGGTTCCACAGGTGATATGTGCGCTGTTGATTGCATGGATTCTTGACGCCAACTTGAAAGCTAAAACTTTTTGGCGCATGGGCGTGCTGTTGCCATATGTAGTGGCACCTTCAGCAGCAGGTATTATCTTTTCTCAAATTTTTTCGGACAGAATGGGTGCGGTCAATGCTTTGCTACAAGCTATCGGCATGCAGCCAATCATGTGGCATGGGAGTGCTTTTTGGTCGCATATAGCAATCGCTATGATTGTGAACTTCCGCTGGACTGGATATAACGCTCTAATTTTTCTTGCCGCAATGCAAGCGATTCCTCGTGACGTTATTGAAGCTGCCGTGGTTGATGGAGCTGGTAAATGGAGAACATTCCGTTCGGTCACCTTACCGATGCTCCGGCCAACATTGATCTTCGTGATTATCACATCCACAATCGGCGGATTGCAAATCTTTGATGAGCCTCAGCTCTTCCACAATGCTGCAAGTGCTGGTGGAGGTGTCAATAATCAGTATTTGACGGTGTCTCTGTACCTATACAAATTAGGATTCGTAAATGTAACAGTTGGCCAACCAAATCTAGGCCGTGCGGCCGCAGTGGCATGGTTCCTGTTCATCATCATCGTATTGGTGACGATATTGAATTTCTGGCTTACTAGACGCATGTCTTCAGGCTCGCATGTGAAACGAGACAAAACAGCCATGAAGCATCTCAAGCAACGTCAGGAAGCTGAATTGCTTAAAGCACAGCGTTCGGGCGCTAATGCCAGGATCGCCGCTCAGGCGGCATCAGCAACACAGCCAAGCGAGGTGGCATGA
- a CDS encoding ABC transporter substrate-binding protein — protein sequence MSVSKKVLASLAAGAAVVSFAGCGGSGDTASSTNSDGKVVIKVQTFNNFGYGKSTAERPGADLWAAYEKEHPNVKIEETVASGSDDARSAFNTAISSGSDAYDVYAADIAWMPSILAMPDKFLDLSSYVKGNDWLDWKTEGGTTDSGKLIGAGNDIGPTALCYRSDLFAKAGLPTDRDEVAKMLGGDNATWDSYFKAGEEYTKKTGLPWYDAMGGIWGTMKTQIKEAYVKKDGTVVATDSTVKNLYNQLTATTDMSAHLTQWSDDWNANFKSDSGFATIMCPAWLVNNIKGNSGEDFKGWDVADVTPGGGSNQGGSWLVVPETSQVKTEAAKLVAWLTAPEQQVATFKAAAQFPSSPTALKNSEVTDKVDSFLNNAPTGKIYANRADAVKVIPYTGSQYYDIDSKLGDALGRVDVTKEQTAAQSWQQFVSDVKALS from the coding sequence ATGAGTGTTTCTAAGAAAGTATTGGCTTCCTTAGCTGCGGGGGCTGCGGTTGTCAGTTTCGCGGGCTGTGGGGGATCTGGCGATACTGCAAGCAGCACTAATAGTGACGGAAAAGTAGTAATCAAAGTACAAACCTTCAATAACTTCGGCTACGGCAAGAGCACCGCGGAACGACCAGGTGCAGATTTGTGGGCGGCTTATGAGAAGGAACATCCTAATGTGAAAATCGAGGAAACCGTGGCATCAGGATCAGATGATGCTCGTTCTGCATTCAATACAGCTATTTCCTCCGGCTCGGATGCCTATGACGTGTATGCTGCCGATATTGCATGGATGCCCTCCATATTGGCCATGCCAGATAAATTCTTAGATTTGTCTAGTTATGTCAAAGGGAACGACTGGCTTGATTGGAAGACTGAGGGTGGCACAACAGATAGCGGGAAACTGATTGGTGCCGGTAATGACATTGGTCCGACTGCATTGTGCTATCGTTCCGATCTATTTGCCAAAGCAGGTCTTCCAACTGACCGCGACGAAGTAGCAAAGATGCTTGGTGGCGATAACGCTACCTGGGATAGCTACTTCAAGGCCGGTGAGGAGTATACGAAGAAGACTGGTCTACCTTGGTACGACGCCATGGGTGGCATCTGGGGCACCATGAAGACGCAAATCAAGGAAGCGTACGTGAAGAAGGACGGCACAGTCGTCGCTACAGACAGCACTGTGAAGAATCTTTATAATCAGCTCACTGCAACGACAGATATGTCTGCACATCTGACTCAGTGGTCGGATGATTGGAATGCTAATTTCAAATCAGATTCCGGATTCGCCACAATTATGTGCCCTGCTTGGCTGGTGAACAATATCAAAGGCAACTCGGGAGAAGATTTCAAGGGCTGGGATGTAGCGGATGTTACGCCTGGCGGAGGTAGCAACCAAGGCGGTTCATGGTTGGTAGTTCCCGAAACTTCTCAGGTGAAGACCGAGGCAGCAAAGCTGGTGGCGTGGCTAACAGCTCCAGAACAGCAGGTTGCCACCTTCAAAGCAGCCGCTCAGTTCCCAAGCTCACCGACTGCTTTGAAGAATTCCGAGGTTACCGACAAGGTTGATAGCTTCCTCAATAACGCTCCAACCGGCAAGATTTATGCCAATCGTGCGGATGCCGTCAAGGTGATTCCATACACCGGCAGCCAATATTATGACATCGATTCCAAGTTGGGAGATGCTCTTGGACGTGTGGATGTCACTAAGGAGCAAACAGCTGCACAGTCGTGGCAACAATTCGTGAGTGATGTGAAAGCTCTCTCATAA
- a CDS encoding LacI family DNA-binding transcriptional regulator: MNADKVVTIRDVANRAGVAVSTASRALGNGSASAATRQRVRQAAEELHFSPNSAARRLSSGRSGVVALAVPEPAPFIFGDPFISGMISRLSLAFAQRGLLPFLALTNPDDAEGFKSLLDRVGADGLVVLSYHQSNRVAEVIHHYRKPQVFIGRPPHGSSVPYVDVNNRAGGYLAGQRLIEIGRSRIAVIAGPEDMTAPSDRTEGITQALQEAGLSPVVVLQGPFSTDSGYAAMHRILEDFPDVDAVFAESDEIAAGAMQAIAMCSRHIRIPQDLAIIGFDDFRLAKALSPKLTSIAQPLDDMANGAAQMLQDCLKDGVCRDRSKIFDVQLKPRDTA; the protein is encoded by the coding sequence ATGAACGCAGATAAAGTGGTGACAATACGTGATGTGGCTAATCGCGCTGGCGTTGCGGTTTCTACAGCCTCGCGTGCTTTGGGCAATGGATCTGCCTCTGCAGCCACTAGACAGCGAGTTCGTCAAGCTGCTGAGGAGCTCCACTTTTCGCCGAATTCTGCCGCCAGACGGCTTTCATCGGGGCGCAGTGGTGTTGTTGCACTTGCTGTTCCCGAGCCCGCCCCTTTCATTTTTGGCGATCCGTTTATATCAGGGATGATTAGTCGCCTTTCTCTGGCTTTTGCGCAGCGTGGACTGTTGCCTTTTTTGGCTTTGACGAATCCTGATGATGCAGAAGGTTTTAAGAGTCTGTTGGACAGAGTCGGAGCGGATGGTTTAGTAGTGCTCAGCTATCATCAGAGCAATCGAGTGGCCGAGGTGATTCACCATTATCGCAAGCCTCAGGTATTCATTGGGCGGCCCCCACACGGAAGTTCAGTGCCATACGTTGATGTCAATAATCGAGCCGGAGGGTACCTAGCGGGACAGCGATTGATTGAGATTGGTAGGAGTCGCATTGCTGTGATTGCCGGACCTGAAGATATGACCGCACCAAGTGACAGAACTGAGGGTATTACCCAAGCGTTGCAAGAAGCTGGATTGAGCCCTGTGGTGGTGTTACAAGGGCCATTTTCAACGGATTCCGGATATGCAGCTATGCATCGTATTCTCGAAGATTTTCCTGACGTCGATGCAGTTTTTGCTGAATCTGACGAGATTGCAGCAGGTGCTATGCAAGCCATTGCAATGTGCAGCAGACACATTCGGATTCCACAAGATTTGGCAATCATTGGCTTTGATGATTTTCGGCTCGCGAAGGCTCTCTCTCCGAAGTTAACTTCAATTGCGCAGCCGCTTGACGATATGGCTAATGGTGCAGCTCAGATGCTGCAGGACTGTCTGAAAGACGGTGTGTGCCGTGATCGCAGCAAGATTTTTGACGTCCAATTGAAACCGCGTGACACCGCGTGA
- a CDS encoding carbohydrate ABC transporter permease yields the protein MTDFDRWSKKEPIASPALEQVYGRRVAAAARRRNARLGITSEGRKPGWVSYAVLTCFMLLFLFPLYYAVSIASQDTPANQYGVRALVMGGALFRNLARAFGEIKFWQALGGTLMVATVVSVSTVLFSTLAGYSFAKLRFRGSGVLLTFVVGTMTIPQQLSVVPLYILANKAGLFGSLWAVIIPGLVTSFGVFWMTQYLRDALPYELIEAARVDGASMIRTFWSVAMPAARPAAAMLFLFTFIGQWTNYFWPMLILGSNKNSMLTVAAATLKGAHFTDYTIVMSGVILTTFPLIILFFIAGKQLVSGIMAGAVKG from the coding sequence ATGACTGATTTCGATAGATGGTCAAAGAAAGAGCCGATTGCTTCACCGGCTTTGGAACAAGTTTATGGTCGACGTGTAGCAGCGGCTGCTCGCAGACGTAATGCGCGTCTTGGCATTACTTCTGAGGGAAGAAAACCAGGATGGGTGAGTTATGCAGTGCTGACGTGCTTTATGCTGCTGTTCCTCTTCCCTCTGTATTATGCAGTCTCTATCGCTTCACAAGACACTCCGGCAAATCAATATGGAGTACGTGCGTTGGTGATGGGCGGAGCGCTGTTTAGGAATCTCGCTCGAGCTTTTGGTGAAATCAAATTCTGGCAAGCTCTGGGAGGGACATTGATGGTAGCGACAGTGGTGTCGGTTTCTACCGTCCTGTTCAGCACCTTGGCAGGGTATTCATTCGCGAAATTGCGTTTCCGTGGCAGTGGAGTATTGCTGACTTTCGTGGTGGGAACTATGACTATCCCGCAGCAGCTGAGCGTTGTACCTCTATATATTCTTGCGAATAAGGCGGGACTATTCGGCTCACTGTGGGCTGTTATCATTCCAGGCTTGGTGACTTCATTTGGAGTGTTTTGGATGACGCAGTACTTGCGTGACGCCTTGCCATATGAGCTGATTGAAGCTGCAAGAGTGGACGGTGCATCGATGATTCGCACATTCTGGTCAGTTGCGATGCCGGCGGCACGACCTGCTGCGGCTATGCTCTTCCTCTTCACTTTCATTGGGCAATGGACTAACTATTTCTGGCCTATGCTCATCCTTGGTTCCAATAAAAACAGCATGCTCACCGTTGCGGCTGCAACGCTGAAGGGTGCTCATTTCACGGACTATACGATTGTGATGTCAGGCGTGATTCTCACTACTTTCCCTCTGATTATCTTGTTCTTCATTGCTGGCAAGCAATTGGTATCTGGGATTATGGCGGGAGCTGTCAAGGGTTAG
- a CDS encoding pyrimidine dimer DNA glycosylase/endonuclease V codes for MRMWSLTPSVLDVKGIVACWRESLLAQAVLAGNTKGYTHHPQLNRFRECEDPLLAIAGYLAPLVDEADRRGYHFDRSKILRKPDKKLRLDVGNEQLAYEWRLLLTKLKQRDPNAYTRMLHMTPEAHPMFRVVSGPLATWEKVIDGV; via the coding sequence ATGAGAATGTGGAGTCTTACCCCATCGGTACTCGACGTTAAAGGCATCGTAGCTTGCTGGCGCGAATCATTATTGGCACAGGCGGTTTTAGCTGGTAACACCAAAGGATATACACATCATCCGCAGCTCAATCGTTTCCGTGAATGCGAAGATCCTCTGCTGGCGATAGCGGGATATTTGGCGCCTTTGGTAGATGAGGCGGACCGCAGGGGATACCATTTTGATCGATCCAAGATTTTGAGAAAACCCGACAAGAAGCTTCGTCTTGACGTTGGGAATGAACAGCTTGCATATGAGTGGCGTTTGCTGCTCACAAAATTGAAACAGCGCGATCCAAATGCCTATACTCGCATGCTGCATATGACGCCTGAAGCCCATCCAATGTTTAGAGTTGTCTCAGGTCCTCTCGCAACATGGGAAAAGGTGATTGATGGTGTGTAA
- a CDS encoding HAD family hydrolase, with product MTLRAVFWDMDGTLIDSEPYWHESELAIARRYGGTWNEDLGWQMSGTALILCARKMREMGTDLPESQIADLMVQYVAERERETMPWTPGALDVLRSLAKAGIPSVLVTSSPRTLAEVVIQQAPNNAFTAFVCGDDGLASKPDPAPYIYAAKTIHIDPQHIAECVALEDSPSGLQSAIAAGATTVAVTGFTRTDVSDQHQYATIDSYAGIDARALEAFVESRKQQMHRR from the coding sequence ATGACATTGCGAGCCGTATTTTGGGATATGGACGGTACTCTGATTGATTCAGAGCCTTACTGGCACGAAAGTGAACTCGCAATTGCCAGACGTTATGGTGGCACCTGGAATGAAGATTTAGGTTGGCAGATGTCTGGCACTGCCTTAATACTTTGCGCACGCAAAATGCGCGAAATGGGAACGGATCTCCCTGAATCGCAAATTGCTGATTTGATGGTCCAATATGTTGCTGAGCGTGAACGTGAAACCATGCCTTGGACTCCAGGAGCCCTAGATGTGTTGCGTTCACTGGCAAAGGCAGGAATTCCTTCTGTTCTTGTAACATCCTCCCCAAGAACATTGGCGGAGGTAGTTATTCAGCAAGCGCCGAATAATGCTTTCACAGCTTTCGTTTGTGGGGATGACGGTTTAGCATCCAAGCCGGATCCAGCTCCATATATTTATGCTGCTAAGACGATACACATTGATCCGCAACATATTGCGGAGTGTGTGGCTCTTGAAGACTCACCATCGGGACTTCAATCAGCTATTGCTGCAGGAGCGACCACGGTGGCTGTTACTGGATTCACCAGAACTGACGTTAGTGATCAGCATCAATATGCCACTATCGATAGCTACGCGGGCATAGATGCTCGCGCTCTTGAGGCTTTCGTAGAGTCGCGGAAACAGCAGATGCACCGTCGTTGA